DNA from Cyanobacteria bacterium FACHB-DQ100:
ATGCAACTCAAACCGCATCAAGTTGTTGTGATTGGGGATAGTCTTCACACTGATCGATTGGGTGCGTGGTTTGTGGGTTGCCCAATGATTCAGGTTGCCTCTTTGCCGCACCCAAAGCGATCGTGGGAGCGAGTGATCGGGCGAGTTGTGCATCGGTCTTACCCACGCGATCGCGAGCTTTGGACAATCACAGATGGCAATGTTAACTGTTGATTCTGGATAAACGCACTGTACTCTCGCAAGAACAACTTGCCTCAGAGAAAATGTCATTTCTGAGGCGATTGGCGTTCTTCCTGATGATTGACGCGATCGCGTTTGGCAACCCGTTGCATTGTTTCTCAGCTATCTAACAACCAAACTATGAAGTGTGTTTCAGAACTTTACGATCGCTATCCAAACAGTGATATCTATGTGGTTGGTACTGGCGCAAGTCTGCGAGTCTTTCCCCTCTCGCTGCTAGACAACAAAATCACGATCGGACTCAACCAAGCCTGGAAAACGGTTCCAGTTCGCTACAGCATCACCATTCACCCGGAGTTGAGCATTCCAGAGTTTCTTCCCAGCGAACCTGCTCATCCAGAAATCACCTGGATCACGAAGTACGAAAAAACAAAGGGCGTGGCTACCCCTGAACAACTCCGCTATGCAGAGGAGCAGTTTTACTTTTTTGAGACGGCAGGGCGACCGAACACTCAGCCGCCGAACAAGCCATCAGACACAGGACGCATGTTAGATTGGGTACGCCGACCGACCGACGATAAGCTATATCTTTGGACTTCGATCGCTCAATCTGGGGTTAACTTAGCGGCAAATATGGGCGCAAAAAATGTCTTTCTGATCGGCTGTGACAACTGTGCGCTGCTTGGTAACAATCACGCTCACAAACAACACACCCGCTGGCGCGATGCTTCTGCCGACAGCCGCTATCGAGAATACTATGAAGGCTTAGCAGAAATGCGTCCGGTGCTGCGAGAGCGAGGAGTCAACTTAGTCAGCTTGACTCCGTTTCTGAGCTTAGCAGCACCCGAACAAGACTTTATGCGACTTTGTGAAGACCTCGATCGACCCAGCTTGATCGAAAGCGGTGCCGATATTTCTCCAAAGTTAGATTACACAGGCTACTATGTCGATCGCTTCAAAAAATTTGCTCGTAAAGTGTTAGCCGCCCGTTGAGACTCCTGATGAAAGCTAAAGTCATTCCACCTGTTGCCGTTGCGCTGAGTTCGTATCGTGCTGATGTAGTGATTGTGAGTTTGTTGCTGGTTGTGACAAGTGTGATCACTTATGCGACTAGTCAGATGATCGATCCAGTTTTGCTGAAAGATTTCACCGAAGATGTTTGGTTTGGCTCTGATATTGAGCGTGTGTTCTCAAACATGAGCATACGATCTGCACCGAATACGCGGGCACGGGTGCATCCTTTATTCGCATTGTTAGTGTTTCCCCTAGTGAAGGGGATACGGGCGATCGCGCAAGTGCCGCCTGAAACCGCAGTCATGTTGCTCAATGCAGCGACGACTGCGATCTGGGTCAGCTTGCTATATGCGACACTGCGGTTAATGGGCTGTCGGCGGTTCGATGCGACGGTGTTTAGCGTTTTATCCTTGTCGAGCGCGGCGCTGCTTTTTTGGACAACGATCCCCGAAACTTATCTATTTGGCTCGTTGAGTCTGCTTGTGCCGTTGTTTTTGGTCGTGCTGTCCCAGACAAGAAGATTACCGCTATGGAGCTATGTGATAGTGAGTGCATTCTCGCTCAGTATCACCACGACCAATTGGATCGCGGGAATAGCAGCAACAATCGTGAATCACACCTGGAAGCGGACGATCTCGCTGACTGGAGCCGCACTCGCGATCGTCTTGGGGTTGTGGGTGGTGCAGTATCGAATTTTTCCGGGGACAACTTTCATTACTGACATTGCAGGAGAAACAAACTATATCCTGCCCAAGACCGCCGGAGGCCCGTTGCGGATTGTATTGGGGCTATTTCTTCACCCGATGGTTGTTCCCGCCCTGCAAGTCATTCCCAGCAATCGCAATCAACCGGAATGGCCGATGCTGAGTGTGCAGCACTCGCTTCCTGGATCGGGGGGTATCACCGGCATGATTGCATTGCTCTTGTGGATCGCACTGCTGGGATTCGGGGCGTGGGCTTGCTGGACAGTGAGACAGAATCAGAAATTACGCATTGTCGTTGGGTTGGTACTGTTGGGACAGCTTGCTTTGCATCTGGTGTATGGCGAAGAAACCTTTCTTTATGCAATTCACATGATCCCCTTTCTCTTGATTGTGGTTGCAATGACGACGTTAACGAAATGGCGATCGCTCGTTCTGGGTTTAGCAGTGCTGCTGATTGTGTTTGCTGGGTTGAATAATGGAGCGCAGTTTTCACACGCAACTGAATTTCTTAAGTACCGGGGTCACTTGCGGCAACAGGTTCCACAAGTGAGATCAAATCATACTGAACCTTTGATCTCTGCTCAATTCATTCAGACTTCTGTATCCCCGATCGTTTCATGAGCAATAGTGCTGCTTTTCACTTTGGACAAACATTCCAGAAAGGAACAAAGCTGATTCAACGGCTGCTCGCAAAGCTGCAACATCTTATAAAGACCGTTGTGCATCAGCTCAGTTGGGAGATCCAGCTTAAGACCTACGATCTGGTATTTGTCACAGATGCAGGTAATAAAGGCTGGATTTTAGATGCAATCTGCCATGAAATCGAAGCTTATTTTTCTGGAACCTGCCGCCATTATTACTCGACTCATTTTCTGCCGCCTGCAAAAGCCTACTTTTTCTCGCACTATTCGCTTTATCCTGCTGCGCTCAAAAGTACGCCTCAGATTGCGAATTCAGCGGCTCTAATTTGGTACACGCACCCCAAGCCTTTAGACATTCCTGACCAAGAACTGATCGCAGCACTCAATCAAGCTTCTAAGGTGATTTGTACTTGTTCAGGCTACGAGAAACTGCTGCATTCTCAGGGACTAGCGCCTGAGCGAACTACAGTAATCTTAGGGGCGGCTGATCCTGAACTGTTTCAACCTCATGCACGATCGCAGGGCGCCGTTGGTTTCTGCACCGCCTACTATCCCCGCAAAGATCCCGATCGCATCTTCAACATTGTTCGAGCAATGCCGCATCGATCGTTTATTTTGCTAGGGAAAAATTGGGAGCAGTATGAACGGTTTGAAGCGTTGTGCAGCTTGAAGAACTTTACTTACATCAAAGCAAAGTATGCGGATT
Protein-coding regions in this window:
- a CDS encoding glycosyltransferase family 4 protein — protein: MSNSAAFHFGQTFQKGTKLIQRLLAKLQHLIKTVVHQLSWEIQLKTYDLVFVTDAGNKGWILDAICHEIEAYFSGTCRHYYSTHFLPPAKAYFFSHYSLYPAALKSTPQIANSAALIWYTHPKPLDIPDQELIAALNQASKVICTCSGYEKLLHSQGLAPERTTVILGAADPELFQPHARSQGAVGFCTAYYPRKDPDRIFNIVRAMPHRSFILLGKNWEQYERFEALCSLKNFTYIKAKYADYPKYYAQMDVFVSASKLEGGPIPLIEAMMCNVFPVASNTGFSPDIIRHGENGFIFDIDAPIEEICDRIDQAFTLTTDVHETVKHLSWKNFSLDVQKLL